GAGATAAGCTATATATAATATCACCATATATGGTTAGAGTATTTAATGAAGCCACATTAGAATTAATTAAAACTATTTGGCTAAGCTAAAAGATTATAGACTAAGCATTTTTCTTTTTAATAAGAGAACCTGCAATTACTTGTCCAAAAGAAACTCCATTATCGTTTGGAGGAATTATTCTAGGCAAGACGGTTTTAAATCATGTTCTCCAAGACTATCTTCTAATCCTTTATCCATATATGTATTTACTGCTGCACCCCAGGAAACAACTGCTTGTTCTATTCTTTTATCCTTGGTCAATTTATTAACAAGCATACCCATCCAGTATCCATAGCTGTAAAAAGGATGCTTTTAGCAGTTTCAGGTATTGAGTTATGTTTATATTATTACGTATTAGGTGTTCTATTAGGTCTTCATATTCTAATACGTATGGTCCATTATGGGTTGAAGTATGGAAGTATTCAAGTAGTTTAGAAGATTTTGCTTTATCAGCTACTGCTTCAAGCTTGATCACTGTTCTCCTTCATAGAATCTATAAAGACATACTCCGAGAATAGCTGATACCATGTCTAAGAACCTACCAGTGCTAGATGCTTCAATATATCTACCAGCATTTATAAGCTTGTGCGCCATAATCATTTCCGCAGCTTGTCTCTGATCAATGCTGCCCAACATGTTTTGACGAGTTCATGTATTTCTTCAAAACTATATCATTTACTTGGACAAGTACCCTACCAGTATTCTTAGCGGATAAATAGTGTCTCTATCACTTGTTAATGGTAACTTCTCTATATGACCCAGCCGCTTATAATCATATTTATTAGTTCAATATTGAACAATATTATTTCGCCTCCCCATATTGTTCTGTCATCACCCCAGCTAAGACCATCCATAGCTAATCCTATTCCCGTACCAGTATTATTATTCCATCCAAGCTATTCTTCAGCATTACCCTGAAATATCCACCTATTAATGCAACATTGTTTTTCTCTTAATAATTTAATCATAGACTCGAATATCCTGTCTAGATCATTTCTTGGAAAACCTTCCTCAACAATAATACCATCCATATAAGCTATTGGTCTAGCACCCATCTAACAAGATCATTTGATACCCCTGAAACAGCAAGGTGCCCAATGTTTCCTCCGGGAAAGAATAATGGTTTAACCGTGAAAATATCTGTTGATTCAACATGCGTGTTTCCAATACGCATGCTTGACACATAATCTAATACATCTAATCCCACATCATCGAATACTTTTCTCAGATTCTCTGAAACACGTTGAGCAATAGGTTCTCAATTAACTAATCCTCTACATCATTATCCATGAAATTGTGTAGAGAAGTTAATGAATTAGAGCATGTATCGAATTGATTGTTTGAGGTGAGGGGAGATTAGCATGTTTTATTTTTTATTTGCTTAACCATATATGTATATATTGTACTTATATGTAAAGGGGCATTGATAAGTGATGAACAGGAATTATCGAATAATTAAACATCCAATCATAGATTTTCGCAGGGGTCGACGAATAATTTTCTATTATGAGGATAAGGCTATCGAGGCTTATGAGGGAGAAAGCATTCTAGCAGCATTGTATGCTGCAGGTTATAGGGTTTTCTCGTATAGCCCAGATGGTAAGAGGCCTCGTGGAGCTTTCTGCATGGCTGGGAAATGTAGTAGTTGTTTAAGCATTGTTGACGGCGTCCCGAATACTAGAATATGTATTGAGCCTGTTAGAGAAGGTGTTAGAGTTTATAAGCAGAGGGGAACAGCTGAGGTCCCCAAGAAAACAAGTTATACACCTGCCGAAACCATTGAGATCGATGCGGATGCATTAATAATTGGTGGGGGACCAGCTGGTTTACAAGCATCACTAGTTCTTGCTGATCTGGGCTTAAATGTTGTTTTAGTAGATGATCATTTCAGGCTTGGAGGACAACTAATTAAGCAAACACACAGGTTTTTCGGAGATAAAAAATTCTATGGAGGAATCAGAGGATTCAAAATAGCAGAAAAACTCTCTAAACTCATAGAGGAGAAGAGAAACATTCATATATACACAAGAGCCTATGCTTATGGCTTGTTTAGAAACAATATTATAGGAGTAGCTGTTAGAGGAGATAAACCAGTTAATCTACTGGTTAAGCCACGAGCCATTATAGGAGCCACAGGTGCTTATGAGAAAACAATACTCTTCGAAAACAATGACCTACCAGGAATAATGGGTGCTCTCGGTGCACAAACACTTATGAACGAATATGGTGTTAAACCTGGTGATAGAGCACTCGTTATTGGATCAGGAAATGTTGGATTAATTGCTTCTTACCAGTTATTACAAGCAGGAGTTAAAGTTGTCGGCATAACTGAGATCCTGCCACGTATAAGTGGCTGGTTTGTTCACGCAGCAAAAATTAGGAGGCTAGGTGTACCCATCTATACGAGGCACACGATTACCAAAGCATTGGGTTCTGATAGAGTTGAGAAAGCAGAGATCTCCATGGTTAACGATAAGTTTGAACCCATACCTGGATCAGAGAAAGTATTTGACGTTGACCTTGTATTGTTAGCTGTTGGTTTACAGCCAGACTATACATTCTATAGTCAAGCAGGAGCAGTAATGAAATATGTTCCGGAACTAGGAGGATTAGTGCCTATAAGGACAAAGTATATGGAGACAAGTGTTGAAAACCTATATGTTGCAGGAGACGCTGGCGGAATCGAAGAACCAACAGCAGCCTTCATAGAAGGGGAAATAGCAGCGTTATCTGCAGCGATAAAGTTGGGAATAGATAAAGGATCTGTCCGTAAACGTAGAGATGAGCTTCTAGATTATCTATGGAACGAGTATCGTTTATCACCGGTTGTTTCTAGGGTTAGAGCTGGAAAACTCAAAATAACTGTTTCCGAGGAGGAAATGGAGAAGATCCGTAGAGGTGAATATGATGGGATATAAGGAGACAGGTGTTCTATCAATAGATGATTTAAAAGAGAAGGGATTACTTCCAAGTATGGAGAGATTAGAGAAGGGGGCCATAGCTATTGCTGAGTGCCCGGAAGAAATACCATGTAATATATGCGCAAATATTTGTCCCTTCAATGCTATCGAGATGGAGAAAATCTATGATTTACCAAGAATTAACCCGGATAAATGTATAGGTTGTGGAGTATGTGTTCCACAGTGCCCGGGTTTAGCGATATTCGTAGTTGATCTGTCTAAGCCTGGAAAAGCATTGATAACTCTTCCATACGAGTTCTTGCCTGAGCCTAGGAAGGGGTTGAAAGTGAAGCTTCTGGATCGTGAGGGGAAGATTGTTGGTGAAGGCATAGTCGTGAAGGCTTGGCAATATGATAAAACATGGGCTGTAACTGTTGAAGTTCCCCGCGATAAATGGTTTGAGGTGAGAGCTATATGGATCCCAGAAAAGTAATTGTGTGTAGATGTGAAAATGTTACCTTAGCAGATGTTGAGGAAGCAATAGATAAGGGATACACTGATCTTGAATCGTTGAAGAGATACTTGAGAATAGGAATGGGGCCTTGTCAGGGTAGACACTGTCTAATATTAACTGCTGAGATACTTGCAAGGAAAACAGGCAAGAAATTCGAGGAAGTATTTATGCCAAAGAATAGACCACCACTAGCACCTATAGAGTTCAAGTTCTTCCTAAAAACACCCATTAAGAGGTGAAACATGTTGACTCTCAAAACCAAGTTGCTCATCATAGGTGCTGGAATAATAGGGGTTATGACTGCAAAGTTCTTGGTGGATAAGGGCTTCAACGATATAGTTATTGTTGAGAAAAAATATCCTGGAAGCGGTGGAACATATAGGTGTGCAACCGGTATAAGAGCTAGTTTTACTAGTTTAGAACATGTAGAGCTTATGAAGAGATCAATAAATCTATGGCCTATACTATCAAAACAACACAACATACCCTATAAGCGAGGCGGCTATATATGGTTGCTTTCAAGACCCGAACACGTTGAATTATTTAGGAAAATCGTTGATTTCCACCACGAACACGGTATTTCAACAAAAATAATCAGCCCCGAAGAAATCGGAGAAATCGTTCCAACTATTAGAACAGATAACTTATTAGCAGGAGTATATGATCCATTAGCTGGTAAAGCGAGTTGTTTTCTAGCCCTACTAAATACTCTAGAATACATCAAGAAAAAAGGCGTCAAAGTAATCATAAACACACCAGTATACAAGCTAATAACTAGGAATAATGTGGTAGTAGGTGCTGAGACAAATAAGGGGTTTATAGAAGCCGAGAAAATACTTGTATCAGCAGGTTATGGTTCAAAGAAAATACTAGACACAATAGGGGTTAATCTCCCACTAGAAAATATTCCGAAGCATGCATTAATAACTGAAGCATATAAGCCATTATTTGATCCATTACTAATAGATTGGGAGACATCATCATATATTGTACAAGTACTCCACGGAGGATTCCTTATAGGTGCAAATATTGAGGAGAAACCAAACACTCCCCCAACTAATAGAATAGATTACTTATTCCTAGCAGCAAATATATGGGCAAAATATTTTCCATGGCTACCATATGCAAGAATATTAAGGTACTGGACAGGCTACTATGTTATGACACCAGACCATCACCCAGTAATTGGGCCAATAGAAAAATATGAAAACCTATATGTAGCAACAGGCTTCAGCGGCCACGGATTCATGATGAGTCCAGCTGTTGGAGAAGCTATGGCACAATATATTCTAGGAGAAAAACCAAATGTCCCATATATTGAAAATCTAAAACCTGAGAGATTTGAAAAAGGAAAACTAGTTAGAGAAATAGCAGTGTTTGGATAACCTATTAAGTATAAGCCTATATAAAACAGTCACTATAAAGTCAATAATTTTTTGTTTAGCCGATCCATTAATAGATGAATCTTATTATCTATTTCTTTTTTGCAAAGGTATATTCTCATTATTTTCATGAGCCATATGTAAACCAATAATGATTATTAGAAAAGCCCTCTTCGAGGAATATAAAGTGAATATCACATATAGCTCATCCCAGAATAGATTGAAGATATTGTTCCAAGGAAGACTGCTATGTCACAGAGAATAGCTTATAGAGGGGGCAAGGCTGATCTACAAGTCCTTCTATCGTCTTTCTTCAAAAAGCTTCATATATGCTTTCTCCAATGAATCCTCTACCGATACGAGATAAGAGTTATTAGCGATGTCTTTTTTATTAATTTTATTAATTGTGTTTTTACGGTTTTAACGGGTTTTATTAATATAGATAAACAATGATTATTTTATGATGGTGTATTAGCGTTGAGTGCTGGGGAATACGAAAAATATGATGTGGTAGCTGTTGGTCATGCATTGGTTGATATAAGGTTTATTGTTGATAGGTTTGTTGGTCCCGATGAGGAAGCTAGTATTATTAAGCAGACACGTGGCGTAGGTGGGTCGGCCGCGAATGTTTCTATTGATGTATCAAGGCTTGGAGGTAGATCGGCTGCCATTATTAAGGTTGGATTAGATGGGTTCGGCAGGCTTGTTATCGATGAGCTTATGCGTGAGAAAGTAGATGTTTCAGGTGTAAAAGTTTGTCTTGGAGATACAGGTTTTACAGTAGTAATCATTGATAGGGCTGGAAGAATAATAATGTATGGATACAAAGGCTCAGCAGAGAAACTTGAACCTAAAGATCTTGATGAAGGAATTATTTCACGCGGCAAATTCCTACATATTGCAAGCTTAAGACTAGATACTTCACTAGAAGCCGCGAAGCTGGCGAAGAAGCATGGTTTAAAAACTGCATGGGACCCGGGTAGGCGTTTATCCCTGAAGGGATTAAGCTACTTTGATGAATTATTGAAATATATAGATATAGCATTGGTGAATGAGAAAGAAGCTCATCATTTAACGGGTATTAGTGATTATAGGGAAGCCGCTAAGAAAATACTGGAAACAGGTGTATGGCTTGTGGTAGTTAAGCGGGGACCTAAAGGTATATATGCTGTTACAAGTGATGGTGAAACATATGATCTCCCAGCTTTCCCAGTAGATAAGGTAATAGATACAACTGGAGCCGGAGACGCCTTCGCTTCCGGATTATTACTTGGTTTGAGTAGAGGGTATAATTTAAAGAAATCCCTAATATATGGGAATGCTGTAGCAGCATTGAAAACCAGTCGTTTAGGAAGCCATAATGTTCCGAGCCAT
This is a stretch of genomic DNA from Staphylothermus hellenicus DSM 12710. It encodes these proteins:
- a CDS encoding 2Fe-2S iron-sulfur cluster-binding protein, producing the protein MNRNYRIIKHPIIDFRRGRRIIFYYEDKAIEAYEGESILAALYAAGYRVFSYSPDGKRPRGAFCMAGKCSSCLSIVDGVPNTRICIEPVREGVRVYKQRGTAEVPKKTSYTPAETIEIDADALIIGGGPAGLQASLVLADLGLNVVLVDDHFRLGGQLIKQTHRFFGDKKFYGGIRGFKIAEKLSKLIEEKRNIHIYTRAYAYGLFRNNIIGVAVRGDKPVNLLVKPRAIIGATGAYEKTILFENNDLPGIMGALGAQTLMNEYGVKPGDRALVIGSGNVGLIASYQLLQAGVKVVGITEILPRISGWFVHAAKIRRLGVPIYTRHTITKALGSDRVEKAEISMVNDKFEPIPGSEKVFDVDLVLLAVGLQPDYTFYSQAGAVMKYVPELGGLVPIRTKYMETSVENLYVAGDAGGIEEPTAAFIEGEIAALSAAIKLGIDKGSVRKRRDELLDYLWNEYRLSPVVSRVRAGKLKITVSEEEMEKIRRGEYDGI
- a CDS encoding NADH-quinone oxidoreductase subunit I translates to MGYKETGVLSIDDLKEKGLLPSMERLEKGAIAIAECPEEIPCNICANICPFNAIEMEKIYDLPRINPDKCIGCGVCVPQCPGLAIFVVDLSKPGKALITLPYEFLPEPRKGLKVKLLDREGKIVGEGIVVKAWQYDKTWAVTVEVPRDKWFEVRAIWIPEK
- a CDS encoding (2Fe-2S)-binding protein yields the protein MDPRKVIVCRCENVTLADVEEAIDKGYTDLESLKRYLRIGMGPCQGRHCLILTAEILARKTGKKFEEVFMPKNRPPLAPIEFKFFLKTPIKR
- a CDS encoding NAD(P)/FAD-dependent oxidoreductase, coding for MLTLKTKLLIIGAGIIGVMTAKFLVDKGFNDIVIVEKKYPGSGGTYRCATGIRASFTSLEHVELMKRSINLWPILSKQHNIPYKRGGYIWLLSRPEHVELFRKIVDFHHEHGISTKIISPEEIGEIVPTIRTDNLLAGVYDPLAGKASCFLALLNTLEYIKKKGVKVIINTPVYKLITRNNVVVGAETNKGFIEAEKILVSAGYGSKKILDTIGVNLPLENIPKHALITEAYKPLFDPLLIDWETSSYIVQVLHGGFLIGANIEEKPNTPPTNRIDYLFLAANIWAKYFPWLPYARILRYWTGYYVMTPDHHPVIGPIEKYENLYVATGFSGHGFMMSPAVGEAMAQYILGEKPNVPYIENLKPERFEKGKLVREIAVFG
- a CDS encoding carbohydrate kinase family protein gives rise to the protein MSAGEYEKYDVVAVGHALVDIRFIVDRFVGPDEEASIIKQTRGVGGSAANVSIDVSRLGGRSAAIIKVGLDGFGRLVIDELMREKVDVSGVKVCLGDTGFTVVIIDRAGRIIMYGYKGSAEKLEPKDLDEGIISRGKFLHIASLRLDTSLEAAKLAKKHGLKTAWDPGRRLSLKGLSYFDELLKYIDIALVNEKEAHHLTGISDYREAAKKILETGVWLVVVKRGPKGIYAVTSDGETYDLPAFPVDKVIDTTGAGDAFASGLLLGLSRGYNLKKSLIYGNAVAALKTSRLGSHNVPSHEEVIKYIWEHGLS